From one Oceanimonas doudoroffii genomic stretch:
- a CDS encoding ABC transporter permease: MMRVGLATLLSHYRRHPGQLAMLLLGLWVAGALWSGVQAINASARESYGRAEAWLGSGVVWLVREDGQPLTYRDFVVLRRAGVPVSPLLQGEITTKGGLRLTLVGMDPLTLPANSVLADTSGSLRDFIQPPWQVRLAPDTRAQLGDSPRLQDGTLLPPLVEAFALPPQTLVMDIAAAAQLLQANDGITALLIDKEQAAPAGFIRMTRAGPGELTESFHLNLTAMALLALIVGLFIVQAALGLALEQRLALLRTLRALGVPALTLLALLVLELLGIGLIGASAGLISGVWLAKALLPDVAATLQSLYGAKVSASLNLPLHYWLGGMGVTLGGLVVAAGGVLWRASRLPLLGLGQAQVWRSGFERQLGWQARLGVMAALLALVCGLVLWGSPAGEGLLAGFGLVAALLLAAALCLPPLLARLLMLLLPWARPRPLMQWALADMQLQLPRLSLAMMALLIALTANLGVSSMVGGFRLTFLDWLERRLMADLYLRPPPAQFEEIHAWLGRRPEVQARLTTVSAEAELLEITSTATARRLSLTVAVFGITPAPELVARWPLLASLSERDAAWQALRRGEAFINEQLARREGIAPGDRLSLVTPGGAQVITVAGIYPDYGNPRGELVLTTARVQLLFEVPPTAMGVVLSPGISAGSLRQALRQRFNLGEQQLQDQREVKAGATVIFERTFAITRALNALTLAVAALALLATLLAQAGARRRAMAVLWALGVSRRRLVAIQLAQLAGMALATGLLAVPLGVAVTACLVWGINVAAFGWRLPLHVFPGEMGLTLALAVLVALLAAALPMLKLFRTPPRALLAEDEYP, translated from the coding sequence ATGATGCGAGTGGGCCTGGCAACCCTGTTATCCCACTACCGCCGTCATCCGGGGCAGTTGGCGATGCTGCTGCTCGGGCTTTGGGTGGCAGGGGCGTTGTGGAGCGGAGTGCAGGCCATTAACGCCTCGGCACGGGAGAGCTATGGCCGGGCCGAGGCCTGGTTGGGCAGTGGTGTCGTTTGGCTGGTGCGCGAGGATGGCCAGCCGCTTACCTACCGCGATTTTGTGGTGCTGCGCCGGGCCGGCGTGCCGGTTTCGCCTCTGCTGCAGGGAGAGATCACCACCAAGGGCGGCTTGCGGCTTACCCTGGTGGGCATGGATCCGCTTACCTTGCCGGCCAATAGCGTGCTGGCCGACACGAGCGGAAGCCTGCGGGATTTTATTCAGCCGCCCTGGCAGGTGCGGCTGGCGCCGGACACGCGCGCGCAACTGGGCGATTCCCCTCGGCTGCAGGACGGCACTTTGCTGCCTCCCCTGGTGGAAGCCTTCGCGTTGCCTCCCCAAACCCTGGTGATGGATATTGCCGCCGCCGCCCAATTGCTGCAGGCCAATGATGGTATCACCGCACTGCTTATTGATAAGGAGCAGGCAGCTCCCGCGGGCTTTATAAGAATGACCCGGGCCGGCCCGGGTGAGCTAACCGAAAGCTTTCACTTAAACCTCACCGCCATGGCGCTGCTGGCACTGATCGTCGGTTTGTTTATTGTGCAGGCGGCGCTGGGACTGGCGCTGGAGCAGCGCCTGGCACTGTTGCGCACCCTGCGTGCCCTGGGCGTGCCGGCCCTTACCCTGCTGGCCTTGCTGGTGCTCGAGTTGCTGGGGATTGGGCTGATTGGCGCCTCGGCGGGGCTGATCAGCGGAGTCTGGCTGGCCAAAGCCCTGCTGCCCGACGTGGCCGCCACCCTGCAAAGTCTGTATGGCGCAAAAGTGAGTGCCAGCCTTAACCTGCCCTTGCATTACTGGCTGGGGGGCATGGGCGTGACCCTGGGCGGCCTGGTGGTGGCCGCCGGCGGCGTGCTCTGGCGGGCGAGCCGCCTTCCGCTACTGGGGTTGGGTCAGGCGCAGGTATGGCGCAGTGGGTTTGAGCGACAACTGGGCTGGCAGGCGCGGCTGGGTGTGATGGCCGCCCTGCTGGCACTGGTATGCGGGCTTGTGCTGTGGGGCTCCCCCGCCGGCGAGGGACTGCTCGCCGGGTTTGGCCTGGTGGCGGCCCTGCTGCTGGCTGCGGCACTCTGTTTGCCGCCGTTGCTGGCCCGGCTGTTGATGCTGCTATTACCCTGGGCGCGACCGCGGCCACTCATGCAATGGGCCCTGGCGGACATGCAACTGCAACTGCCCCGATTGTCGCTGGCCATGATGGCGCTGCTGATCGCCCTGACCGCCAACCTGGGGGTAAGCAGCATGGTTGGCGGTTTTCGGCTGACCTTTCTCGACTGGCTAGAGCGGCGGTTGATGGCGGACTTGTACCTTAGGCCGCCGCCGGCGCAGTTCGAAGAAATACACGCCTGGCTGGGCCGGCGCCCTGAGGTACAGGCGCGGCTGACCACCGTCAGTGCCGAGGCCGAACTGCTTGAGATCACCTCAACTGCCACGGCGCGCCGTTTGAGCCTGACCGTGGCCGTGTTCGGCATTACGCCGGCCCCCGAGCTGGTGGCGCGCTGGCCGCTGCTGGCCTCCTTGAGTGAGCGCGACGCGGCATGGCAAGCACTTCGCCGCGGTGAGGCCTTTATCAACGAGCAACTGGCCCGGCGGGAAGGTATTGCACCGGGAGACCGGTTGAGCCTGGTCACTCCCGGCGGAGCCCAGGTGATCACCGTGGCGGGCATCTACCCGGATTATGGCAACCCCAGGGGCGAACTGGTGCTGACCACGGCTCGGGTGCAACTTTTGTTCGAGGTGCCGCCAACGGCCATGGGGGTGGTACTGTCGCCCGGTATCAGTGCCGGTTCACTCAGGCAGGCGCTGCGCCAGCGCTTTAATCTGGGGGAGCAACAGCTGCAGGATCAGCGGGAGGTGAAGGCCGGGGCCACCGTCATTTTTGAGCGAACCTTTGCCATTACGCGGGCGTTGAATGCCCTGACCCTGGCGGTAGCGGCGCTGGCGCTGCTGGCCACCCTGCTGGCCCAGGCCGGGGCACGGCGTCGTGCCATGGCCGTACTCTGGGCGTTGGGAGTGTCACGGCGGCGGTTAGTGGCCATTCAGCTGGCACAGCTCGCCGGCATGGCGCTGGCCACCGGCCTGTTGGCCGTTCCCCTGGGCGTGGCGGTGACCGCCTGCCTGGTGTGGGGCATTAATGTGGCGGCCTTTGGCTGGCGGCTGCCGCTGCATGTGTTTCCGGGTGAAATGGGCCTGACCCTGGCCCTTGCCGTGCTGGTGGCGCTGTTGGCGGCGGCCCTGCCCATGCTCAAACTCTTTCGCACGCCACCCCGCGCGCTGTTGGCGGAGGATGAATACCCATGA
- a CDS encoding SLC13 family permease, protein MSAYLVLASIGALLVLLVHGRISPAVLFSGWAVGYVIVGVVDEQAMLSSFSNPALITLLVLMLVSLALERSPLLERLSDALLRGREWRASLRLMGLTAGLSAFLNNTAVVGSLLGVISRQRHIPASRLLIPLSFASILGGITTLVGTSTNLVVNSFVVNAGLPALGMFQFTLVGLPVALLCLLGLLFSRRFLPAHQMQGEESTQPYFLEARLEDGSPLIGHSIEDNGLRRLNGLFLLEIARNDRLISPVSPDEVLEADDVLVFTGEVEKVQALQQFAGLQLFGNGVDRLLASNLVEVVVSNESELANRTLQEVDFRTMFNAGVVGIRRGGRRLYGTLGKIPLRVGDSLLLAVGPDFKQHRNLDRNFHLLSNSLQRPKLSVRQSLFAFGGFGVVIGLAALGLVPLLNGLLLLLAALLLTRILTVSELRRRFPFELMMVIGSALTVARALESSGAAQLVADAMRGFFNGYGVVGAFVGVYLITLLLTETVTNNAAAALAFPIGLSTAQGFGADPMPFIMAVAFGASACFMVPFGYQTHLMVYSPGRYRVMDYIKTGLPISLLYSAGVLVLVPLFFPF, encoded by the coding sequence ATGTCAGCATATTTGGTATTAGCATCGATTGGCGCCCTGCTGGTGCTGCTGGTTCATGGCCGAATATCACCGGCGGTATTGTTCAGCGGTTGGGCCGTAGGCTACGTGATTGTCGGCGTGGTGGACGAGCAGGCCATGCTGTCGAGCTTTTCCAACCCGGCACTGATCACCTTGCTGGTGCTGATGCTGGTGTCGCTGGCATTGGAGCGTTCCCCCTTGCTGGAACGCTTGTCCGACGCCCTGCTGCGGGGCCGGGAATGGCGCGCCAGCCTGAGGCTGATGGGACTGACCGCCGGGCTCTCGGCCTTTCTCAACAACACCGCCGTGGTGGGATCGCTGCTTGGTGTGATCTCCCGCCAGCGTCATATTCCCGCTTCGCGTCTGCTGATCCCGCTGTCGTTCGCCTCCATTCTTGGGGGCATTACCACCCTGGTGGGCACCTCCACCAATCTGGTGGTGAATTCCTTTGTGGTGAACGCCGGCCTGCCGGCACTGGGCATGTTCCAGTTTACCCTGGTGGGGCTGCCGGTGGCCTTGCTGTGCCTGTTGGGCCTGTTGTTCAGCCGGCGCTTTCTGCCCGCGCACCAGATGCAGGGCGAAGAAAGCACCCAGCCCTATTTCCTGGAGGCGCGACTGGAAGACGGCTCACCGCTCATTGGCCACAGCATTGAAGATAACGGCCTGCGCCGGCTCAATGGTCTGTTTCTGCTGGAAATTGCCCGCAACGATCGGTTGATCAGCCCGGTGTCACCGGACGAAGTGCTGGAGGCCGACGACGTGCTGGTGTTTACCGGCGAGGTGGAAAAGGTGCAGGCGTTGCAGCAGTTTGCCGGCCTGCAGCTGTTTGGCAACGGGGTAGACCGGCTGCTGGCGTCCAACCTGGTGGAAGTGGTGGTGTCCAATGAGTCGGAGCTGGCCAACCGCACCCTGCAGGAAGTGGACTTTCGCACCATGTTCAACGCCGGTGTGGTGGGCATTCGCCGGGGCGGCCGACGGCTTTACGGCACCCTGGGAAAAATTCCGCTCCGGGTTGGCGACAGCCTGCTGCTGGCGGTAGGCCCGGACTTCAAGCAGCACCGCAACCTGGACCGCAATTTTCACCTGCTCAGCAATAGCCTGCAACGGCCAAAGCTGAGCGTGCGACAGAGCCTGTTTGCCTTTGGCGGCTTTGGTGTGGTGATCGGCCTGGCGGCACTGGGGCTGGTGCCGCTGCTGAACGGTCTGCTGTTGCTGCTGGCGGCGCTGCTGCTGACCCGCATCCTAACGGTGTCGGAGCTGCGTCGGCGCTTTCCCTTTGAACTGATGATGGTGATCGGCTCGGCGCTGACCGTGGCCAGGGCCCTGGAAAGCTCCGGGGCCGCCCAACTGGTGGCCGACGCCATGCGCGGCTTTTTCAACGGCTATGGCGTAGTGGGGGCCTTTGTGGGGGTGTATCTCATCACCCTGCTGCTGACCGAAACCGTGACCAACAACGCCGCCGCGGCCTTGGCCTTTCCCATTGGGCTGTCTACCGCGCAAGGCTTTGGCGCCGATCCCATGCCCTTTATCATGGCGGTGGCGTTTGGTGCCAGTGCCTGCTTTATGGTGCCCTTTGGCTATCAGACCCATTTGATGGTGTATTCGCCGGGCCGCTACCGGGTGATGGACTACATCAAGACCGGCCTGCCGATCAGCCTGCTCTACAGCGCCGGGGTGCTGGTTCTGGTGCCGCTGTTCTTTCCGTTCTGA
- a CDS encoding LysR substrate-binding domain-containing protein, translating into MTPSRRGLPPLNAMRAFEVAGRRLTFRAAADELGVTQGAVAQQVRALEEHLGLTLFRRLPRGLALTPQGTAYLAELTRAFDLLAEATGRLYDAPAAVTISVTPTFAAKLLIPRLAALNAALPEVELRTIATETLSDFDRDQVDMAVRLTRPPFPAAQEAKLLFRQELVAVANPLLVKELSLPLTAKQLAGLPLLHDAHNHWPAWLQTGKTLPGAVFSQTTLALDAAMAGQGVALVCRAFVAADLAAGRLAQVTEESRETDSDYFLVRKRSPSHGKAAEAVWDWCLNRFG; encoded by the coding sequence ATGACGCCATCTCGCCGCGGCTTGCCACCGCTAAATGCCATGCGCGCCTTTGAGGTAGCAGGCCGCAGACTGACCTTTCGTGCCGCCGCCGACGAACTCGGGGTCACCCAGGGCGCCGTTGCCCAACAGGTACGCGCCCTGGAAGAGCACCTGGGCCTGACACTCTTTCGGCGGCTGCCCAGAGGCCTGGCCCTGACTCCGCAGGGAACCGCCTACCTGGCGGAGCTGACCCGCGCCTTTGATCTGCTTGCTGAGGCCACGGGGCGGCTTTATGACGCGCCGGCGGCGGTCACGATCAGCGTCACCCCCACCTTCGCGGCCAAACTGTTGATCCCTCGTCTAGCCGCACTGAACGCCGCCCTGCCCGAGGTGGAGCTGCGCACGATCGCCACCGAGACCCTCTCCGATTTTGACCGCGATCAGGTGGACATGGCGGTGCGCCTGACCCGCCCGCCCTTTCCCGCCGCGCAGGAAGCAAAACTGCTGTTCCGCCAAGAGCTGGTGGCGGTCGCCAACCCGCTGCTGGTAAAGGAACTGTCACTGCCACTCACGGCGAAACAACTGGCCGGGCTACCACTGTTGCATGACGCCCACAACCACTGGCCTGCGTGGCTGCAAACCGGCAAAACGCTGCCCGGCGCCGTGTTCAGCCAGACCACGCTGGCCCTTGATGCGGCCATGGCCGGCCAGGGCGTTGCCCTGGTCTGCCGGGCCTTTGTGGCGGCTGATCTGGCGGCCGGTCGGTTGGCACAGGTGACGGAAGAAAGCCGTGAAACGGACTCAGACTACTTTCTGGTACGCAAGCGTTCCCCTTCCCACGGCAAGGCAGCGGAAGCGGTATGGGACTGGTGCCTGAACCGCTTTGGCTGA
- the cysD gene encoding sulfate adenylyltransferase subunit CysD: MNLTHLQRLEAESIHIMREVVAEADNPVMLYSIGKDSAVMLHLAMKAFYPSVPPFPLLHVDTRWKFREMYEFRDHMAKKLGMELLVHINPEAIEKDINPFTHGSAIHTDITKTEGLKQALDKYGFDAAFGGARRDEEKSRAKERIFSFRTAQHRWDPKNQRPELWKQYNTRKLKGESIRVFPLSNWTELDIWQYIHLENIPIVPLYYAAKRPVVERDGTLIMVDDERMPLKEGEVPMMKNVRFRTLGCYPLTGAVESEADTLPAIIQEMLLTKTSERQGRMIDHDSAASMEKKKQEGYF, encoded by the coding sequence ATGAATCTGACGCACCTGCAACGGCTGGAAGCCGAAAGTATCCACATCATGCGGGAAGTGGTGGCCGAGGCCGACAACCCCGTCATGCTCTACTCCATCGGCAAGGACAGCGCCGTGATGCTGCACCTGGCCATGAAGGCCTTCTATCCTTCGGTTCCGCCCTTTCCCCTGCTGCACGTGGACACCCGCTGGAAGTTCCGCGAAATGTACGAGTTCCGCGATCACATGGCCAAGAAGCTGGGCATGGAGCTGCTGGTGCACATCAACCCGGAAGCCATTGAGAAGGACATCAACCCCTTCACCCACGGCTCCGCCATTCATACCGATATCACCAAGACCGAGGGCCTGAAGCAGGCGCTCGACAAGTACGGTTTTGACGCCGCTTTTGGCGGCGCCCGCCGCGACGAGGAAAAGTCCCGCGCCAAGGAGCGTATCTTCTCCTTCCGTACCGCCCAGCACCGCTGGGACCCCAAAAACCAGCGTCCCGAGCTGTGGAAGCAGTACAACACCCGCAAGCTCAAGGGCGAGTCCATTCGCGTGTTCCCGCTGTCCAACTGGACCGAGCTCGACATCTGGCAATACATTCACCTGGAAAACATTCCCATCGTGCCGCTGTATTACGCCGCCAAGCGCCCGGTGGTGGAGCGTGACGGCACCCTGATCATGGTGGACGACGAGCGCATGCCGCTGAAGGAAGGCGAAGTGCCGATGATGAAAAACGTGCGCTTCCGTACCCTCGGCTGCTACCCGCTCACCGGCGCGGTGGAGTCCGAGGCCGACACCCTGCCCGCCATCATTCAGGAAATGCTGCTGACCAAAACCTCGGAGCGCCAGGGCCGCATGATCGACCACGACTCCGCCGCATCCATGGAAAAGAAAAAACAAGAGGGCTACTTCTGA
- a CDS encoding ABC transporter ATP-binding protein, producing MLEFRQVHKSYSTPQGPQYVLSGVDLRLAAGESLALMGESGSGKSTLLHLAAGLDLPERGEVLIGGTSLAGLSETGRATLRRHTLGLVFQQFHLIPSLNVADNLLLQARLAGREDSRWTARLLERLGLVKHQHYYPEQLSGGLQQRLAIGRALAPRPALLLADEPTGNLDETTADTVLGLLLELVAESGSSLLMVTHSPRVAAPLDACLILHHGRLLPERPTP from the coding sequence ATGCTCGAGTTTCGTCAGGTTCACAAAAGCTATTCCACTCCTCAGGGACCGCAGTATGTGCTGTCGGGGGTGGATCTGCGGCTGGCTGCCGGTGAAAGCCTGGCGCTGATGGGGGAGTCGGGCAGCGGCAAGTCTACCCTGCTGCACCTGGCGGCAGGGCTGGACTTGCCCGAGCGCGGGGAGGTGTTGATCGGCGGCACGTCGTTGGCCGGGCTGAGCGAAACGGGCAGGGCAACGTTAAGGCGCCATACCCTTGGTCTGGTATTTCAGCAGTTTCACCTGATTCCAAGCCTGAATGTGGCCGACAACCTGCTGCTGCAGGCCCGGCTGGCGGGGCGGGAAGATTCACGCTGGACCGCCCGGTTGCTGGAGCGGCTGGGGCTGGTGAAGCATCAACATTATTACCCCGAGCAGCTCTCCGGTGGTCTGCAGCAGCGGCTGGCCATTGGCCGCGCACTGGCACCGCGGCCGGCCTTGTTGCTGGCCGATGAGCCTACCGGCAACCTGGATGAAACCACCGCCGATACCGTGCTTGGCCTGCTGCTGGAGCTGGTGGCCGAAAGCGGCAGCAGCCTGCTGATGGTGACCCACAGCCCCAGGGTTGCCGCCCCGCTGGACGCCTGCTTAATCCTGCATCACGGCCGGCTGTTGCCCGAGCGTCCTACACCATGA
- a CDS encoding DMT family transporter, translated as MLRIYAALIALGIIWGSNFIFMKWATELVSPTQTVLLRVLFGFLPLALVAWRTGVLTRRQLRHLPHFAVMSVLATTFYYYGFVAGTARLPSSIAGLLSGSIPMFTFICAFLFLREDRPTPRMTVGMVLGFVGIVLSARPWQGAAGADVLGVLWMLAGTLSLGMSFVYAQRFLLPLKLPSLALATWQTGLALLTLVVLTDVDGMAAIATDMHALLGTVIGLGMLGTGGAFFIYYLIIERLGSVRASVATYIAPVVAVIIGAAVGESITAGLLLALGLILGGVVLIQTGKRTTTPGREREGAAT; from the coding sequence ATGTTGCGCATCTATGCGGCACTCATTGCACTCGGGATTATCTGGGGTTCGAACTTCATTTTCATGAAGTGGGCCACGGAGCTGGTTTCGCCCACACAAACGGTATTATTGCGGGTGCTTTTCGGTTTTCTGCCGCTGGCCCTGGTGGCGTGGCGAACCGGGGTCCTGACACGGCGTCAGCTACGCCACTTGCCGCATTTTGCCGTGATGTCGGTGCTGGCCACGACGTTTTACTATTACGGTTTTGTGGCCGGCACGGCCCGGTTGCCGTCCAGCATCGCCGGGCTGCTGAGCGGCTCAATTCCCATGTTTACCTTTATCTGTGCATTCCTGTTTCTGCGTGAGGATCGCCCAACTCCTCGCATGACGGTGGGCATGGTGCTCGGCTTTGTGGGCATAGTGCTAAGTGCAAGGCCGTGGCAAGGCGCTGCCGGGGCAGATGTGCTCGGCGTGCTCTGGATGCTGGCGGGCACTCTGAGCCTGGGGATGTCCTTCGTGTATGCCCAGCGGTTTTTGTTGCCGTTGAAATTGCCCTCGCTGGCACTGGCGACCTGGCAAACGGGGCTGGCGCTGTTGACCCTGGTCGTACTGACAGACGTTGACGGCATGGCTGCCATCGCAACCGACATGCATGCACTGCTGGGCACCGTGATTGGCCTGGGCATGCTGGGCACCGGTGGCGCCTTTTTTATCTATTACCTGATCATCGAGAGGCTTGGCTCGGTGCGGGCATCCGTGGCCACCTACATTGCTCCTGTGGTGGCGGTGATCATTGGGGCCGCGGTGGGAGAAAGCATCACTGCCGGCCTGCTGCTGGCACTGGGGCTGATCCTGGGCGGAGTGGTGCTGATCCAGACCGGTAAGCGCACAACGACTCCCGGCCGTGAACGTGAAGGGGCGGCAACCTGA